The Neurospora crassa OR74A linkage group IV, whole genome shotgun sequence genome has a segment encoding these proteins:
- a CDS encoding DUF221 domain-containing protein, with amino-acid sequence MVDMLGTNANVLQSRDPISEFLQLLQDPFAAQLSSNSIYAALGSSVSITVAVALGFSLVRPLNTVVYAPKLKHADDKHAPPQLGKGFFSWIKPLWTTTEQDLVRLVGMDATIFMRFTRMCRNIFLCLAVLCCCIQIPINWYKNAAPESPWLQKVTPMNVWNQWQWATVVMSWVTTLIVCFFLWWNYRKVCELRIQYLRSEEYQQSLHARTLMLYDIPKNLTSDEGIARIIDSVAPSSSFSRTAVARDVKILPTLIEEHEKTVRKLEQVLAKYLKDPKNLPVTRPVCRPSKKDPSFSTYPKDKKLDAIDYLTQRIKLLELEIKEVRQRIDKRGSMPYGFASYSDISEAHAIAYLCRSKKPQGARVTLAPKPNDIVWENMPLSSASRATRRLWNNLWITVLTVVWVAPNAMIAIFLVNLSNLARVWPDFQKSLETNRNFWAIVQGIASPALTSLVYMVLPIIFRRLSMKAGDMTKTGRERHVVAKLYSFFVFNNLFVFSLFSALWSFGATVIKNTATDDDAWQAILDADFGTTVFVSLCGISPFWVVWLIQRQLGAAIDLSQLWKLIYGSIMRKFTNPTPRELIELTAPPPFDYASYYNYFLFYATAALCYAPIMPLVLPAAGMYFAIDVALKKYLLMYVFVTKTESGGMFWRILFNRILFGLMLSHLIVFLVVWVRGFGYKTQAYAVVPLPILIIIFKFVCSWIYDNKITYFSTRIIKHRNAEEGFGLKEQGPRNDRLASRFGHPALYKPLITPMVHAKAQNILASVYQGRLSDGRDAGLGDSMSVSGYSDTYALDSMASGKVGKLSSAVPGFEVVPESRLDFEFYKNRDEFAADHGAGELFGRASDIVRPDTPGTMATGSDNNSRPGTPVGGMGFSHNRRFFSNQSDMGNTAYVGGYMSPSQQYSSNNQAPYSPPILGPSEVPGRGRSPLYHMGDNGNDSSSNLVYNAAGMPTSTPAGFEVADDGLHRERSFDSTRSRGALGGFSIPNPRAPGVLGASRYGYGNVPQTDDDMMQTPPNAIQSSHFQPNQGQNDPMQYDYFRGNRRQGPPPGAPGRGANGNGGGNSVWGGN; translated from the exons ATGGTGGATATGCTGGGCACGAATGCCAACGTGCTCCAAAGCCGTGATCCCATCAGTGAATTCCTCCAACTTTTGCAGGATCCCTTTGCCGCCCAG CTCTCTTCCAACTCCATCTACGCTGCCCTTGGTTCTTCTGTGAGCATCACCGTAGCCGTCGCCTTGGGCTTCTCACTGGTTAGGCCACTCAACACTGTCGTATACGCACCCAAACTCAAACATGCCGACGACAAGCACGCCCCGCCCCAGCTCGGGAAgggcttcttctcctggATCAAGCCGCTGTGGACGACTACGGAGCAGGATTTGGTGAGGCTGGTTGGCATGGACGCTACCATCTTCATGCGCTTCACCAGGATGTGTCGTAACATCTTTTTGTGCCTAGCCGTCCTGTGTTGTTGCATTCAAATTCCCATAAACTGGTATAAGAATGCTGCACCCGAGTCGCCTTGGCTGCAAAAAGTTACGCCCATGAACGTGTGGAACCAGTGGCAGTGGGCCACAGTTGTCATGTCCTGGGTGACCACCCTGATTGTGTGCTTCTTTCTCTGGTGGAACTATAGAAAGGTTTGTGAGTTGAGGATCCAATACCTCAGGAGCGAGGAGTACCAGCAGAGCCTCCACGCCCGTACGCTCATG TTGTACGATATCCCCAAAAATTTGACTTCGGATGAAGGTATCGCTCGAATCATTGATAGCGTAGCACCGAGTTCATCCTTCTCGAGGACTGCTGTCGCACGCGACGTCAAAATTTTGCCCACCTTGATCGAGGAGCACGAAAAGACCGTCCGGAAGCTGGAACAGGTGCTAGCCAAGTACCTCAAGGACCCCAAGAACCTCCCCGTTACTAGGCCAGTATGCCGGCCCTCCAAGAAAGACCCTTCATTCTCAACCTATCCGAAGGACAAGAAACTGGATGCTATCGACTATCTTACGCAACGAATCAAGTTGCTGGAGCTTGAGATCAAGGAGGTTCGCCAACGGATAGACAAGAGAGGTTCCATGCCGTACGGCTTTGCGTCTTATTCTGATATAAGCGAAGCGCATGCGATTGCCTATCTCTGCCGAAGCAAGAAACCACAAGGCGCAAGGGTCACTCTCGCTCCCAAGCCTAACGACATCGTCTGGGAAAACATGCCACTCAGCTCAGCCTCTCGTGCCACGAGGAGACTGTGGAACAATTTATGGATCACTGTTCTCACCGTGGTATGGGTTGCTCCCAACGCCATGATCGCCATCTTCTTGGTCAACCTGAGCAATCTCGCACGCGTTTGGCCTGACTTTCAGAAGTCTCTGGAAACGAACAGAAACTTTTGGGCCATTGTACAGGGTATTGCTTCTCCAGCCTTGACTTCCTTGGTTTATATGGTTCTCCCCATCATTTTCCGGCGGCTATCCATGAAGGCCGGCGACATGACCAAGACCGGTCGAGAACGCCACGTTGTCGCCAAACTATactccttcttcgtcttcaacaATCTCTTTGTGTTCTCTCTGTTCAGCGCTCTTTGGTCTTTCGGGGCTACGGTGATCAAGAACACTGCCACGGATGATGACGCGTGGCAAGCTATCCTTGATGCGGATTTTGGGACCACCGTCTTCGTCTCGCTTTGCGGGATATCGCCCTTTTGGGTTGTTTGGCTCATTCAGCGTCAACTAGGCGCTGCCATCGATCTGTCACAGCTTTGGAAGCTAATTTACGGCTCTATCATGCGAAAGTTCACGAATCCGACTCCCAGGGAGCTGATCGAGCTCACGGCACCGCCGCCTTTCGATTACGCTAGCTACTACaattatttccttttctacgccaccgccgccctctGTTACGCTCCCATTATGCCGCTTGTTCTCCCGGCGGCAGGGATGTACTTCGCCATTGACGTTGCGCTCAAAAAGTATCTGCTGATGTACGTCTTTGTCACGAAGACGGAGAGCGGAGGAATGTTTTGGCGCATCTTGTTCAACCGCATCCTCTTTGGACTGATGCTATCTCACCTGATCGTATTCCTTGTAGTGTGGGTAAGAGGCTTTGGGTACAAAACCCAAGCGTACGCCGTCGTCCCGCTGCCAATTctgatcatcatcttcaagtTTGTCTGCTCATGGATATACGATAACAAGATCACCTACTTCTCGACACGCATCATCAAGCACCGCAATGCTGAGGAAGGTTTCGGCCTAAAAGAACAAGGCCCTAGAAACGATCGTCTTGCCTCGCGCTTCGGCCACCCTGCCCTATACAAGCCGCTGATTACCCCCATGGTACACGCCAAAGCTCAGAATATACTGGCAAGCGTTTACCAAGGTCGGCTATCCGATGGCCGTGATGCAGGCCTTGGCGACTCAATGTCTGTGAGCGGGTATAGCGACACATACGCCCTGGACAGTATGGCTTCTGGAAAGGTTGGGAAACTGTCGTCTGCTGTGCCCGGGTTCGAGGTCGTCCCGGAGTCCCGACTGGACTTTGAATTCTACAAGAATCGCGACGAATTTGCTGCTGACCATGGTGCTGGCGAGTTGTTCGGACGCGCATCTGATATCGTCCGGCCAGACACACCAGGAACCATGGCTACGGGATCCGACAACAATTCTCGACCAGGTACACCAGTAGGAGGAATGGGCTTCAGCCACAACCGCAGATTCTTTTCGAACCAGTCTGATATGGGCAACACTGCTTATGTTGGGGGATACATGTCTCCATCGCAACAATACTCGTCCAATAACCAGGCGCCCTATTCACCACCTATTCTAGGTCCCAGTGAAGTGCCCGGTCGAGGCCGGAGCCCCTTGTATCACATGGGTGACAACGGCAACGACAGCTCGAGCAACCTCGTCTATAACGCGGCAGGTATGCCGACTTCAACACCAGCAGGTTTCGAAGTTGCGGACGATGGCCTGCACCGGGAAAGGAGTTTCGATAGCACCAGGTCTCGCGGTGCACTGGGCGGGTTTAGCATCCCCAACCCACGCGCGCCAGGCGTGCTGGGTGCTTCTCGATATGGTTATGGCAACGTGCCACAAACGGACGACGACATGATGCAGACGCCACCTAATGCAATTCAAAGCTCTCACTTCCAGCCCAACCAGGGCCAGAACGACCCGATGCAGTATGACTATTTTAGGGGTAATAGGAGGCAGGGACCTCCGCCTGGCGCGCCAGGTAGAGGTGCGAATGGAAACGGGGGTGGGAATAGTGTATGGGGCGGGAATTAG